Within Limanda limanda chromosome 17, fLimLim1.1, whole genome shotgun sequence, the genomic segment TAgtgaaatatataatataaagtacAGATGCATACAGTTCTACAGTATGCAGTCATTACTCACAGTGACATTTAAGAAGAAACAAATAATTACAACAgttaaaaaatgtggaatacAATTTACACCAAGCTTATTCTGACACTCCTGGATTTCAGATGCAAAAGATTGACTAGAAACATTGTGAGGGTTGTAAGGTGCAGCTGTGGCATTGAGGGAGAACTGCAGGTTGTCTATTATTCGCAGGGTTGTTGGTGTGGCTCCAGCTTCTTCTGTTACCTTTAAGGCAGTGGCAAAGATGCTGGGAGTCGAAATACAGTGGAAATACACTACCTATGTGTTTATGCCACGGAaggacatcacaggccacaaacagaaagaagaaCACATGTGAAACACACTGTTAGATTGTATACATGGGCACAGAATGTGTGTGATCTGCTGCCGGAGCCATGGCGTCCAAAGAAGCTCCAAAAGTATCTCAGGGGAAAAAAGGGACGGTAAAGATCAGCAGACCGAGGCACAATGGATAAGGTGTGATGGATTAGATGTTGTTTGATGAATCGCCTCGGAGTCAgggttctcctcctgctcccagCGACCCTTTCAGATcgagcagctgcaggacagtCCCTCATAGAGAAGACAGACCTGCTTTGATCCCAGTTGGAGAATCGAAGAGTGGCATTTACCGAACCGAGCCACTGAGGGAATTCATGACTGTGTTGGGACCAGACTACTTCAGTGAAAAGTAACTCAGCGCAAGAACAGTCTTGAGTGAATCATAGTTTTTATTGCATTAACGTCAACCTGCATTCAGACAATGTTGCTTGCTGCAGACAAATACACTTAAATTATTGTACgtcataaatatacacaatttCAGTCAATGAGATTAAAAATGTTGCATTGTGGTGCACATCAGATCAGCATTTATATGAGGGATATAAGGGATATGTTGCTGTGGATGTGGCAGcttaaacaatatatatatttttgtataacAGCTGTGTTTTCTATGATTAAAATACATAATACAAAATGTATGTGAAGAATTCTATTATGAATGATTTATTTCACAGTTGATACTGAGTGCaaaatgatctgtgtgtgtgtgtgtgtgtctgtctgtctgtgtgtctgtgtgtgtgagtacatctCAACCAATAACATTCACCTGAGGTTAACTGTTCCAGTGTAAACACACGATTCCTGACTTTGGTTTACATTCTGCTGTtcaattgtttatttatattctgcTCCACGGTGGTTTCAAGTTCAATAAATTGCTCTTTATAATTACACTCAATACTCCTATATTTAATACCCTAAACACAAACGTATCAGATATcatttgttaaataataataaaaagaatgtTACAATTTACTCCATATTCCTCCGCAGCGAGTCTCATGCAagtatttatatacatatttctAAGCTGAGTGCATAGCTTGAATTTTAAAGTTATTAGTAAAAACTCAtctatttgataaaaaaaaatcgttGTGACTATAGAGTTAGTGCATTTAATTTTTTGGGCAGGAACACTGAATTGTTTTGAGGCACCACAAGTGAttctctttgctttcagctCTGTCTTCACGGCTCGCAGGTGAAGGTCTGGTCACAGCTTTCCCAGTTCAGAAGCTCTTTACCCTGAAACCACAGCTGGATCTCCCTCTCCGCCCCCTCCCGGGAGTCACTGGCATGGACTACGTTCCTATAAAGGACCAACATACCAGCTTCAATATCTGGAAAGTGCCTGTGTCAAGAAGTTATTACCCAACCCGTGAAGCTTAAAATCACATCAGGTTACCTGCTGACATGGATGCTGAAGTCTCCTCTGACTGTGCCGGCCTGGGCCTCCGCTGGGTTAGTGTGTCCCACCATGATGCGTGAAGTCTGGATGACATTGTGCCCTTCCCACACCTGAGAATGCAcataaaacagaggaagagtagcagttttttttgttcatacTTTCTGCAATAGGTGTGAATCATTTGCTTAAACAAAACTTTCACATCTGTCAACCGAATGCAACGGTAGAAATGATAGAAGTGATGCCCTTACCATGGCGACCACGGGCCCTGAGGTCATGTACTCTTGCAGACTGGGGTAGAAGGGCTTTGTCCTCAGATGACAGTAGTGCTGAGCCAGGAGATCCTCAGACaccttcacaacacacacacatgtcagatGTTGCACTTTACACAAGCGTCGCCCAACGTGGTCCCCTCAGACTCTTGTACCTGTAACATCTTCAGACCAACCAGCTTGAAGCCTCGCTGCTCAAACCGCTGCATTATTTGGCCTACAAGACGTCGGTGGACTCCATCCGGCTTCACAGCGATGAGGGTCTGCTCTCTGACATCTGGCAAACCTGGTGGgacacaacagcagctgatCAGCAGCACCAGCCTCACACAAAGAACaatgggtagttgacaaataagggtgaaacagtatttttttaataaagttctaatgaggattacagttttatgaaattataatgttcaaacgccaaatttttttaaactgctagtgttccgtggattttttgtataattccATTGTGGTGTGACGGGACATCACACCacaatgacacagacacaggacaggacattttcatccttgtgtgtcattgctatacaagactgaccttagctattatgctaactgaagaataacacagtttaaccttaatatgtttaattaaacaaaattaaaaaaaaaattgtacacttttttttaaacaaatttttaactacagccgtcacactacaggactctcaaaaaaatcacacattcattgtctgacagaaagagtgaaatttatgaaattaatacagaaagaaacagtcacctttcaacatacagtacattccaaagtctggggggcttcctggtagtgggataaactaagggcccctatagttatccatgtaactgccgtttcaaaaatctgattttccatgtcacgccacaggacattatttgtgttacgaaagttattttgctgtaaatactaatatactagttttgtgcatattaaaacctaatattaataaagtcattatatacaatataatacacacacacacacacacacacacacacacacacacgcacacaaacagagtgGAACAGGCACGTCAGATATTTTGGTGAGTTACGCACAGATCAGCAGCAACACGACGCATGAGCTAATGAATGACAGCATGCGATCAATAACATACACGTGACCTGCCAGGAAAAGTCCTGATGGAGTTTAACTGTGAGTCTGTCCGGGCTGTGCTGTGGGCTACATGTTGGTTGGATGTAAGTTTCACATTGAGAAAAAAGATGATCCTGCGCTGTGCGTAATTGGGCCAATTACGCACAGCGCCGGGCACAGTTTCTCCACCAGCGCCGTCACTCACATGACCATCACTATCTCCTTCACCCCCAACCTAGTTCCAGTTCATGACCCCGTGAGTTTGGCaagataatgtgtttttttgcgAATGGCCCTGCGGTGTTTGGAGCAAGTAAACGTTGCGTCTCTGTGGTGGAAATTACCCTTTAACGGAGCAGTGATATATTATTTTCAATCTAAAGAAATCAGGTTTGTATCTATTTATTGGAAGAATTTACATTTATAAGGATTTCTCTGCGTTAAAGAGGAGATAGTGTCGTATTTAACTGAAGTGCCCAAAGGCTGGAAAATGTACAAGAACAAATTTCTGACATTTCTCGACTTCTTTCTTATATTCGACTTTTCGTTCAGTCAGTAAGTTCAGTCACTTACTTGATTTGCTCCTGAATCCGCACGGCAGACTGGCTGCAGACCTAGAAACAAGCTCCTTACTGGTTTCTCCATGTCTCCAATAAAACGCTCGACTGGTTCCCTGAAGAACGCACCTCGCCAGCACgttcatgtctgtctgtgtcctgtgtccctTGTCCCCTCAGGAGACAGATGTCCACGCTGGTCAATCCCAACTCACGGGTCTGTCCCACCTGATTGTAGCTCCCACTGAAACACACTCAACTCCAGAGATGGAACCTTCGTCAGCTGCTCCTCTTGTATCTCCACAATAACTTTCCCCGTTTAAATGCAAACATGCTGAGAATATAATGTCACACCCCCAATTCCAGATGAATCAGTAAAGGGCAAGCTCGACtcgtggcagcggcagctcgtTGAGGCACTTCAGGTCTCCACACAAACTGCCCCTGATATAtgtaaaggcagctgccttgGATGCCACAGTcaaaaggcagctgcctttgatgtcacactgtttggagCCAGCTGTGGCACCGGCACATCTTATACATGATCAGTAGACACAAATAAAGGAATtaaaatgacatggaaaaaagGCTAAAAGGCTTAATAAATCTTATTAAAGTTTAACTTTTAACAAAACAgtggcagctgcctccaaacagcaAGGCAACAGAGTGATTTCAAGCTTCAGTTcaatgacacaaaaacaaaggcAAAGAATTCACAGCATTTAAGCAGAATGGATAAGAATATTACAAATAAATCAGCCACATAAACGAGCATGTTTCACAATACAAGTGGGGAAATACAGATCAATAATTCTTGGTGCTCAGAACAGTAGCACGCTGTTAAACATTCATAAACTACATAAAATATCCCTGAATAAGTCACAAACAGCTACAGCAACTGCCTTTACAAATCAGTGGCGGTTTCTATCGACATCAGAAGTGACTCTACGAGCTGCGGCTGCCACTAGCTTGCTGTCTCTCAGCAGATTGACATGTCACAATGCCCACATCAAAGATTTCAGATGTTGTGGTCATGTCTAAGCCTCCCACTATAAAATCTGTTGCAGAAAAAgctgaatgtcttgttctttttATGTCAGAAGttgtaaacacacagatgtgttTTAACCAGCAGATGTTTAATAGGTGAAATTGGTAATGATTCTGCTCTTCAGTTTTGACAAATACAGCATCAAGAAAGTTCTTCATAACACAAGACTATCACAGTgaattaagtatttttatgaagTTGTTGGACTTGCAAGAGctaacaaataataaatgttgcCTGACTGTTAGTCCATATATGATCTTTCTTAATCCCTAAAAGTGCTGGATCCTAAATATTCACATTATGTAACTCAATCCTGTCATTACTACACACTTCATACTTCTCTTGAGCTCTAAAGTAAAGCAGGTTAACGTTATTGTTTTTCGTGCTTGACACCACAATCTACTTTCCCTGTGAccaatacatttgttttaaattaaatcacatgAAAGAGATTCTCAATATTTAAGACATTCAGGCTTG encodes:
- the nme4 gene encoding nucleoside diphosphate kinase, mitochondrial, whose amino-acid sequence is MNVLARCVLQGTSRAFYWRHGETSKELVSRSAASLPCGFRSKSSLPDVREQTLIAVKPDGVHRRLVGQIMQRFEQRGFKLVGLKMLQVSEDLLAQHYCHLRTKPFYPSLQEYMTSGPVVAMVWEGHNVIQTSRIMVGHTNPAEAQAGTVRGDFSIHVSRNVVHASDSREGAEREIQLWFQGKELLNWESCDQTFTCEP